A DNA window from Camelina sativa cultivar DH55 chromosome 17, Cs, whole genome shotgun sequence contains the following coding sequences:
- the LOC104759674 gene encoding putative F-box protein At1g30925 gives MGILALRAIFTDLFLTRSLAHPRLLIGVKQDGEWFLFSAPQPQNPSSLVVTADFHMKMSFDLIYYESCRYASGLLYFPSIRISKEYNHDTYDMNEMHAICNPSTGQSEKVEFLNPGTCDMNATTTLINYKGKLGLINMKYDHSHDHGFPLELDMWVLEDIEKREFSAYVYTLRTDDEDKVVKDDQYISVVGANASGEIVLVKDNASAPFYVFYFNPERNILRSVEIQGITRQDGVEWSDDYHEVYVFVDHVEDLNFDITKKTPYAAT, from the exons ATGGGGATCCTTGCTTTGCGAGCCATATTTACCGACTTGTTCTTGACTAGGTCGTTGGCTCATCCACGTCTCTTAATTGGGGTCAAACAAGACGGAGAGTGGTTTTTGTTTTCGGCGCCTCAGCCTCAGAATCCGTCCTCTCTTGTTGTCACAGCTGATTTTCATATGAAGATGTCTTTTGACTTAATTTACTACGAGAGTTGTAGATATGCCTCTGGTTTGCTCTATTTCCCTAGCATACGTATCTCAAAGGAGTATAATCATGATACATATGATATGAATGAAATGCATGCgatatgtaaccctagcacGGGACA gtctgagaaGGTTGAGTTTTTAAATCCAGGCACCTGCGATATGAATGCGACTACTACATTGATAAACTATAAGGGTAAGCTAGGTTTGATTAATATGAAGTATGATCATAGTCATGATCA TGGATTTCCCCTTGAGTTAGAtatgtgggttctagaggatATCGAGAAACGGGAATTCTCTGCATATGTCTACACTTTAAGGACTGATGATGAGGATAAAGTCGTTAAGGATGACCAGTATATTTCCGTCGTTGGGGCGAATGCTTCAGGTGAAATTGTTTTGGTGAAGGATAATGCATCTGCaccgttttatgttttctattttaatcCGGAAAGGAACATCCTCCGAagtgttgaaatccaaggtATTACTAGACAAGACGGTGTAGAATGGTCTGACGATTATCATGAAGTTTACGTCTTTGTAGACCATGTAGAGGATCTTAACTTTGATATTACGAAGAAGACACCATATGCTGCAACATGA
- the LOC109129923 gene encoding uncharacterized protein LOC109129923, producing the protein MCDASDFAVGAVLGQRIDKKLHVIYYASRTLDETQGRYATTEKELLAVVFAFEKFRSYLVGSKVIVYTDHAALRHIYSKKDTKPRLLRWILLEEQLLVAQVCERMHDTGVENLKIRCMAITSETAPWYADVVNYKVCGEVPDDMDPYRKKKLFREVNHYFWDEPYLYKRGSDGLFRRCIAEGEVQGVLEHCHGSVYGGHFATFKTAQKVLQAGLWWPTLFKDAHNFITKCDACQRMGNITRRNEMPQNPILEVEIFDVWGIDFMGXCDASDFAVGAGLGQRIDKKLHVIYYASRTLDETQGRIRCMAITSEPAPWYADVVNYKNMYSIRGSAGSA; encoded by the exons atgtgtgatgcttcagactttgcagttggagcagttctgggacagcgtattgacaagaagcttcatgtcatctactacgcaagtcgcaccttggacgagacccagggaaggtatgctaccacagagaaggaactcctagcagttgtgtttgcattcgagaaattcaggagttatcttgtaggttcgaaggtcattgtgtataccgatcatgccgctctgagacacatctactcgaagaaggataccaaaccGAGACTGCTGAGATGGATCctgct tgaggaacaacttctggtaGCCCAGGTTTGTGAGCGGATGCATGACACAGGGGTTGAGAACCTCAAAATCAGATGCATGGCAATCACTTCTGAGACTGCACCCTGGTATGCAGATGTTGTGAATTACAAGGTatgtggagaagttcctgatgacatggatccatacaggaagaagaagcttttcagagaggtcaaccactacttctgggatgaaccctatctgtacaagagaggttctgacggtctgttcagaagatgcatagcagaaggggaagtgcagggagtgcttgagcaTTGTCACGGTTCCGTCTACGGAGGTCAtttcgccacattcaagacagctcagaaggttctccaagcaggtctctggtggccaaccttgttcaaagacgctcacaacttcatcaccaagtgtgacgcttgtcagaggatgggcaacatcacaaggagaaaCGAGATGCCCCAAAATCCAATCCTAGAAGTGGAGATATTTGACGTTTGGGGGATAGACTTCATGGGTNtgtgtgatgcttcagacttcgcagttggagcagGTCTGGGACAacgtattgacaagaagcttcatgtcatatACTACGCGagtcgcaccttggacgagacTCAGGGGCG AATCAGATGCATGGCGATCACTTCTGAGCCTGCACCCTGGTATGCAGATGTTGTGAATTACAAG AATATGTATAGCATAAGGGgaagtgcagggagtgcttga